One part of the Mariniblastus fucicola genome encodes these proteins:
- a CDS encoding glycosyltransferase family 4 protein: MSAIDDKPKIVYLTAGAGGMFCGSCMHDNALSRSLQKTGWDIQLIPTYTPIRTDEQDASVDQVFFGGINVFLQQKIPFFRWIPASLDRFLDNPKLIRRVTAKAMDTDARTLGKLAVSMLKGAHGNQRKEVLRICKWLSMTQPRLMIFSNILIGGCIEEIKKQLGLPVVVTLQGDDVFLDSLQDPFRTQALARIEQIGKHVDAFIVHSEFYRDYISEYLKLDPSKFHVTPLGLELDDFHAFRELPTIESDEDLTIGYLARLAPEKGLHHLVDAFIEVKKDPKFDSLKLRIAGWLGPQNTEYAETQFAKLKDAGLDSHYEYLGSIERVQKLDFLRSLDMFSVPTEFLEPKALYALEALAAGVPVIAPDHGAFPELSRSTNGMRLFAARDVQSLKKAIESLSLDAELRLELGQRGQGRVFEDRNATVMARRTGEVLVRVLEKSSASVSPSVL, translated from the coding sequence ATGTCCGCCATCGACGACAAACCAAAAATTGTCTATTTGACGGCGGGCGCTGGCGGAATGTTCTGCGGCAGTTGTATGCACGACAACGCACTCTCGCGTTCGCTGCAGAAAACGGGCTGGGACATTCAGCTGATCCCAACGTACACGCCCATTCGAACTGACGAGCAGGACGCGAGTGTCGACCAGGTGTTCTTTGGCGGCATCAACGTGTTTTTGCAGCAGAAGATCCCGTTCTTTCGCTGGATCCCGGCGTCACTGGATCGGTTTCTGGATAATCCAAAACTGATCCGCCGCGTCACGGCCAAAGCAATGGACACCGATGCCAGGACGCTGGGCAAGCTCGCGGTATCGATGCTCAAAGGTGCACACGGGAATCAACGAAAGGAAGTTCTTCGGATTTGCAAATGGCTGAGCATGACGCAGCCGCGACTGATGATCTTCAGCAACATTCTGATTGGCGGCTGTATTGAAGAAATCAAAAAACAGCTTGGCCTTCCGGTCGTTGTCACGCTTCAGGGAGACGACGTGTTTCTCGATTCGCTACAGGACCCCTTTCGCACACAAGCCCTGGCAAGAATCGAGCAGATCGGAAAACACGTCGACGCTTTCATCGTTCATTCTGAATTCTATCGAGACTACATTAGTGAGTATTTGAAGCTGGATCCGTCAAAGTTTCACGTGACGCCTTTGGGCCTGGAACTGGATGACTTCCATGCGTTTCGGGAATTGCCCACGATTGAATCGGACGAAGATCTAACGATTGGTTACCTTGCGCGACTGGCACCGGAGAAAGGTCTGCACCATCTGGTCGATGCGTTCATTGAAGTCAAGAAAGATCCAAAGTTTGATTCGCTGAAGCTTCGTATCGCGGGATGGCTGGGTCCGCAGAACACAGAGTACGCCGAAACGCAGTTTGCGAAACTGAAGGATGCCGGTTTGGATTCGCACTACGAATATCTGGGTTCCATCGAGCGGGTTCAGAAGCTGGATTTTCTCAGATCGTTAGACATGTTCTCGGTGCCGACAGAGTTTCTGGAGCCAAAGGCACTGTACGCACTCGAAGCGTTGGCTGCTGGCGTGCCTGTGATCGCGCCCGACCACGGCGCTTTTCCAGAGCTGTCTCGGAGCACCAACGGCATGCGGCTTTTCGCGGCTCGTGATGTTCAGTCGCTGAAAAAAGCGATTGAAAGCCTGTCGCTGGATGCGGAACTTCGACTGGAGTTGGGGCAACGAGGGCAGGGGCGCGTCTTCGAAGATCGGAATGCAACGGTTATGGCGCGTCGCACGGGCGAGGTGTTGGTTCGCGTTCTGGAAAAAAGTTCGGCTTCCGTGTCGCCGAGCGTTCTTTAA
- a CDS encoding thioredoxin family protein, with amino-acid sequence MKISPNNFVTRIFPVVAFVMLVTFLPAMVEAQATGEIQWLSNVEKAKKIAAAQNKLVLLHFDASWCRPCKALETYVYRSSAVKNAIAENVVPVKLDADYELNLVNEYDVSMVPFDVIITPGGRVITERRSPADAENYAKMIANTSSASRMLEKEKLGPIAHQRKLVKNRTLDGQDPTAFRAEGPVIEEVGLSKDGSLLQRRQTANTNSKSETTSNPWVDQGSNANSGMLASANTNEIGVDDLERNQFLNRERQWVAPSSQTRRAKPERIVNDRYFEALADSETPQRSNTPTKPGPFSLASNSRSVTLEPAPADNGGFDLSLDDGASSASLSVPVDISSDSSGHGDFKVKPTTQGTSLNSVVEVDPSSPELIMVGSEPPKADPGKFCLKGKCPVTLITEGRWEDGDARFGIVHRNRTYIFASKEKLAVFRSNPDKYSPVLAGFDPVVYHEQGKLVEGLVENGVFMGQTPEQKVVLFRDAATRSKFQSSPKEYLQTIRQATNTAGSTSITR; translated from the coding sequence ATGAAAATCAGCCCAAACAACTTCGTCACTCGGATCTTCCCGGTCGTCGCCTTCGTCATGCTGGTGACTTTCTTGCCAGCGATGGTTGAAGCCCAGGCAACAGGTGAGATTCAGTGGCTCTCAAATGTTGAGAAAGCCAAAAAGATCGCTGCGGCCCAAAACAAGCTGGTATTGTTACACTTCGATGCATCCTGGTGCCGTCCTTGTAAAGCTTTGGAGACTTATGTCTACCGAAGCAGCGCCGTCAAAAATGCAATCGCCGAAAACGTCGTTCCGGTGAAGCTCGACGCGGACTATGAACTGAATCTGGTCAACGAGTACGACGTCTCGATGGTGCCCTTTGATGTCATTATCACACCCGGCGGACGTGTGATTACCGAACGTCGGTCCCCTGCCGATGCAGAGAACTATGCGAAGATGATTGCCAATACTTCGTCTGCCAGCAGAATGCTGGAGAAGGAAAAGTTGGGGCCGATTGCCCATCAACGCAAGTTGGTCAAAAACCGTACACTCGACGGACAGGATCCAACCGCGTTTCGCGCGGAAGGTCCTGTTATCGAAGAAGTCGGTTTGTCCAAGGACGGCAGCCTGTTGCAACGCCGCCAAACGGCAAACACAAATAGCAAATCAGAAACAACGTCGAACCCCTGGGTCGATCAGGGCAGCAATGCGAATTCCGGAATGCTGGCTTCAGCCAACACAAACGAGATCGGTGTCGATGACCTTGAGCGCAATCAGTTTTTGAATCGGGAGCGTCAATGGGTTGCTCCTTCCTCGCAAACGCGTCGTGCCAAACCCGAGCGAATCGTGAACGACCGCTACTTCGAGGCACTTGCGGATAGCGAGACCCCGCAGCGATCCAACACTCCGACCAAACCCGGTCCTTTCAGCCTCGCTTCCAACAGTCGTTCAGTGACTCTTGAGCCTGCTCCTGCGGACAATGGAGGCTTTGATTTGAGCCTCGATGATGGTGCGTCGAGTGCAAGTCTTTCGGTTCCAGTCGATATTTCTTCTGACAGTTCAGGCCACGGAGATTTCAAAGTCAAACCAACGACTCAGGGAACGTCGCTCAACTCGGTCGTTGAAGTTGATCCTTCAAGCCCGGAACTGATTATGGTCGGCTCAGAGCCTCCAAAAGCGGATCCCGGAAAATTCTGCCTTAAGGGAAAATGCCCGGTCACGCTGATCACAGAAGGTCGTTGGGAAGATGGCGACGCTCGCTTCGGAATCGTGCATCGCAACCGAACCTATATTTTCGCGAGCAAGGAAAAACTTGCTGTGTTCCGTTCGAATCCGGACAAGTACAGCCCTGTTCTGGCTGGCTTCGATCCCGTCGTCTATCACGAGCAGGGCAAGCTGGTTGAGGGCTTGGTCGAGAACGGCGTATTCATGGGCCAGACTCCAGAACAGAAAGTCGTTCTGTTCCGGGACGCAGCGACTCGGAGCAAGTTTCAGTCTTCGCCGAAAGAGTACCTGCAGACGATTCGCCAGGCGACAAATACGGCTGGCAGCACTTCGATCACGCGGTAA